DNA sequence from the Bacillus alveayuensis genome:
TGTTGGCGACTCACTAAAAATGATTTTAGCGGTTGATACAGAGGCCAAGAATATACACTTGCTTGTTTATACCAAATATACAATGTGGGATATTGTCAAAGAAAAATGGTATATATATTTTATTTTTACATTTCTAGTCACTTTTTTCGTAGTCTTATTATCTTCTGTTTTTATAAATGTAAACATTTTTCTGTATGCTTTATCAATCACTATTATGCTCACCTACGGTGGACTGAGTGGTTTATTTCAAATATTCTCAACAGCGTTATACCCACGGATAAATTGGGAGCATCCCTATGAAATTGGTGAATCCCATAAAGCTAATTTTATAAATAACATTTTAAACAATGGTCTAACTTTTCTATACACGGTTTTCATAGGAGGATTACTGATAGCAGATCAATTTTTCGGATTAAAATTAAACACTATGGTTGCATGTATTCTTATATTAACTCTCGTTTCCTTTTTCTTTTGCACTTATGCCATCGTTGCTGCGTATACTAAACAAATTTCAGTCAAGGAGCATTCCTGTTAGAAAGGTTTTGGGGGACTTGAAAGAAAAAAGCCCTCTTGGTATGATGCAGGGGTGTCAACAAGCACCTATCATCAAACCAAGGAGGACTCACTATGAATTGTACACAAAATCGCAAAATTGAACAAGTCACCGATCAAACATTAGTGATTGGAATGGATATTGCCAAGCAAAAACATTACGCAGCGATCGTGGACGCACGAGGACGGGAGCTGAAGAAGCGGTTTCCGGTGTTCCAGTCGAGAGCCGGATTTGAACAGTTCTATGCGCTGATCCAAGAGGCGATGAGGGAATTCGGCAAAACGGAAGTGATCGTCGGGATCGAACCGACCGGACATTACTGGTTGAACCTCGCCTACTTCCTCGAGGAAAAAGGGATCCCGTTGGTGA
Encoded proteins:
- a CDS encoding transposase (product_source=COG3547; cog=COG3547; pfam=PF01548; superfamily=53098) gives rise to the protein MNCTQNRKIEQVTDQTLVIGMDIAKQKHYAAIVDARGRELKKRFPVFQSRAGFEQFYALIQEAMREFGKTEVIVGIEPTGHYWLNLAYFLEEKGIPLVMVNPMHVKRSKELDDNLPTKHDAKDALVIAKLVKDGRFSYPRILHEVEAELRAGSTFRESLLKERNAVHNQMIRWLDRYFPEFVQVFPSFG